The genomic stretch TGCTGGGCTGATTGCAGTACGTGTGACAGGTGTACTGGGCACATCACGATAGCTCACGTATACTTTGCTTTTTGCAGGGGAAGCGATTCAATATATTCTGAGGAAATGAGCAATTAAGATGTTTATTAATAGTTGTTTAGACTAAAACTGAGCATTCCAAGTAGAGTGGGGAAAATCCTGATTAATGGTGCGTTTTTGTGTCGTGATGACATGATTTTGGAAGATCATTCTCCATCAGGTTGTAGATAATGGATtctagagctgaaatgattagtcaatTAGTCAGTCACAGAACATAAATTGCAAATATTATGGTAATCGATTAAGTAATTCCTTATCTGACATTACAATAAAGTCATTTGAGTCATTTGAAGACATAACCTTAAGCTGGCTGATGggcatttttcattcttttctgaccaaacagaaaataatcatcaaattattttaagaaaataattgttatttgcaGCCCCTTAATTCTTGTATATTCTTACACGCAGTCCTAATCTGATCCAAGGTCTATTTTGCATGCCCTTGCTTAGAAGACTCATTCATCCCTCCACATCCTCCCTAAGGACATAAGCAATGACATTCTTTCACCAAGCAAATCTCATGTTTTGGATACAAATCTAAGCGATCTGGAGCGAGACATGCACagacgcacacatgcacatagtTCCTGCACCCATTACCATTTCTCCTCTGCCTCAGCGTTTCCACTGCCTTTCATCACCGTtcttttgtctgtaaaatgatAGCGGATCCTTTAGCTAACTGCCCACAGAGGATACCTAaccctctgtctcccccctgtgctcctctcctttttttcttccccagcTGTTTGTTCTGCTGATTTATGGTGGAATTGAAGTCGGGGGGCTAGCAGATAAATGGATAGAGGAGTCATTTTGTGATGGAAGAGAGATTAAGGGATGGGATGAGACCCTGCTTCCCTGAGCCATTAGCGTATAATGACACATGTGAATGGCTGTCACTCAGCCTAATTGGTCTCCTTGATTAGGAAGTCTGCTCATGCACAGTTTTCATTGGTATTATAAGTGGCTATCATGATAGTCAGGCAGACTGAACAAGAAGAATGCAAAGCTTCAGCGAGTAAAAAGAAATCACTCAAGGTTGTGTAACTTTTGAAAGTAGAAATAACACAATCTTTCTTACAAATATAAAGTTGAATTCATAAGCGTAAAAACACCCTTACTGAATATAATACACTTAGaggttctgctgctgcagctttaaaaaaacaaattgtggTATTTATAGTCTGTagtagagagatgacaggaaacaAGGGGCGAGAGAGATGGGAAATGACATGCAATAAAGGTGGCCACCTACAGCTTTTACTTGGTCTTGTGTAAGGGCGTAACAGATACAGCTTTTAGAATACACCACGGTAACGTCATCATTAAAACCGTTATTTAGTTTGATTACGGCCACTGTATTCcaaaagagagagtgaatgcAGCATAACTTGCAGCACAACTTGATGCATTCTTATGCCTGGCACCTATATTATTCAGAATGTAACCCAAGTGCTGACAATTTGGTTGGGTGTGTTTGGCCAGTATTGTCTAAAGTAGCTAGCCTTGAACATAGATTAGGAGGGAGCTACATAAATGTGTTCAGCCCACTTCTTTCTAACTCTAACTCTAAATTTGAAACAATTTATCAACAACCAAGAAGCtgtatacaacttttttttaaagtatgtaGGAGTGCTTTTCCAAGACCTGTAAACATATTTGGATGTGTAAAAATTGttggagttcccctttaaagcAACCGGAATGTAGGGGAATTCAAATGCGCCATAATCCTGCAATGACACTTGTGGCCACAGTGTCCGGTGTTCAGCAAAAGCCACATACTCTCACTTTAGGGCCATATATGACAACTGATGTAGTACTTGATGCAGTTTACTGTCATCATGAAATGGAGCCATTATGGGAAACAAGCAAAACTACCATATCTGGCAGACTGATATTGTTTTTAGTAAGGCTTGTTTGTTGCAGTTATAAATCAACGTAAAATCCAGAAGTGTGCCTTTGGAATTAGGAAGTGAAACCACTCCTGATGTCAGTTGCTTGGTATTTAAAAAGAAGCAGTGTTCTCTTTTACGTGGACTCGTTAGTATTACATAGTGCAGATAAGAAAACATCGGGGGGGAAGTTGTGTGGTTCCACATTTATGAACAGAAGCACGAAAAGAAACTACCACTTGGCTAGGCTGATACTTGGTAATGATGTCAGCAATGCAGACACGGACGAAAGATCTATTTCGGATGCATGTTTGTATCTTGTTTGCTCGTCATATTCACTTTCCCCGTTTCTGCTGTTTTCTCCATCAGAGTGTCTGGTAAGATGAGTGGCAGCAACATGGAGCTGGATCGCTGCAGCCAACAAGGGTCAGCGGAGAGTCCTACTTCATCTCTTCGGGGCTTAGGCAGTTCCAGCCTATCCACTGCTTCCACTGACAACCTGACTGGGGACACTGGTTAGTAATACTCACACAcataatcttatttttttgcaaaaactcCCTTTGCTCCAATAGAAACATGCAATTTGAGTCCAAGGATCATACATGTCTGATACAGTGTCTGATAAAGTTAGGTGCTTCTTCCACAGCTTTTACAGACGTGtgctttggtttgtttgtctgcatgtCAGCTGACGCTGTATCACAATGTACGACGATGAAGATGCAGTCTCTCAGCTtatctcctctcttcctgttaTGTGAACTACACTTATACAGTTTGTTTTGACCAAGGGTTCATTTTCATGACGTGAGTTCAAGATTTCTACAGTCCTAAAACCAGACACGTGGCTTAGAATGAGTGGCACGAGTCCTCggttttgaaattattttcaacCTTCACATATCCTCTGTTGCACAGACACTTGTAATTGCTGTAACTTCCTGGGCAACGTTGTTTGAAGAGATAATTATGGACTCTGATAACGAGGGGAAAAAGGGCTTGGCAACATCCTACagagtacttttttttttttttttttttttttcctttacagtCTTCTCCCTCTGTGAAAGCAGTTATTGAAGACTGCACCACACAATTATCTCAGTATCTGTCTCTTCTAGTGTAATGTCAAGTTCTTACTTTAAGTCTTTAATTGACAAATGGATCATAATGGGATGGAAGATGTTTTGAGTGTCAGCTTGAACCCTGGATTGTGGAAATTTCCAGCTCTTTTGATGCAACGAGGTATGTGTTTGTGCTAAGGCTGCGCAGCAGGCAGTGACAGAAGGGCTGtagtaaataaatcaaattcacAGCCGTCGCCCAGGAATATGGGAGTCTGTGAGTACTGTGAGGTTACAGGGAATTCACTCTGAAGGATATATTTAGCTATCAATGGTCATTATTGTCTCTATCCgcatgtgtttattttccaaATCAACATCTGTAAGTTAATTCTATTCAAGCAATGGTTTAGGAATTGTactttttggtgttttgaaatgaaaatatcaatGCCACTGTCTCATCGGTCTGTTTGATATGAAGCTTccgctggttagcttagcttagcataaagacttggaAGAGGGGTAAACAGTTAGCCTGGCTACGTTCAAAAGTTGCAAAAACTTGAATCTGTTTTGATACGCTTTACAAAAAAGTTGGTATTTTGTTACCTTCGAACAGCAAGTTGTGTCCGTCTATTTCTTTGCCTAGCGGCTATGCTATGCTTTGCTAGGCTATGATATCTGATTGCTtgttgtagcttcatatttggcGTACAGACATGTATCAAtcatctcatctaactctcagtaAGAAAGCTAGaaagcacatttcccaaaatgttgaactattcctttaacaatTGATGTATCCTCGgaaatgttcagtttgtgttttgtacttGTCAACTGGAGTTTTTGGATAATTTTTACACCTTTTCTTATATAAGCATTACAGTGCACTTGCCTGATCATGAGTTAACgtttactttcattttaagaAGACCTGCTGATGTCATTTCTTTATCTCTTCTTAGGTTATCGGGATGCTACGCGGATGTCTTGTTCCTCTCCATTTTCCAGAAGTCCAGTGGCCTCAGCTCCAGGATCTCCACATCCGCCGTCCTTTAACAGCTTAAGTAACCAGCCACCTCCACTCCCAGAGAAAAAAATGGTCAACCGCACCGTGTCAGCTCCTGATAGCGCAAACGGAAGGCCCTTCGTCCGAGCCTACCCACGACTCCCATTCACCGGCTCGGAGAGCAACGTGTGTCGACCCGCTGATGTTAGCTCCCGCTGCAGTTTACCGTCCAGCCCTGTTGACCAACGACCCATGTTCTCCTCCAACGAGTCTCTGGAGCGTTGCCATGCCCCGCTAAGCCGACCCTCGAGGTCCCGGACACTGGATGAGCCACTGAAGACTCCGGGGCGTCTGGGTGTCCACTGCCGGAGCAGCGTCGCCTGCTCCTCTTCCCCCCAACTCAGCGTGCCCTTCTCATCCTCAGAACCGAGTTCTACACCTAATTTGGGCTCTAGCCTGCAGCTCCAGACCCTCCTGAGTAACATAGACAGTAGGGAGGGAGTGTACTCCAAACTGGGAGGCCTGTACGCTGAGTCTCTGCGCCGCTTGGCTCTGAAATGTGAGGATCACTTCACTCGCTCCCAGAGGAACCCACTTAGGTTTGAGGAGAGCAACTGGTCTCTGTTCAGGCTCACCTCCAACAAACCAAGCTGCAACTCAGGAGATGCTGTGTACTACTCTGCTGCCTGCGCCTCAGACCCCAGCAACTCCTACGCTGTGAAGGTAATCCTTAAATACTAAGCCTAATTTTATATAAGGCATTTCTGAAATACATACATTCAAACGTACAAGTTCTAATCCTTAATATTTGGGTCCTGACTCATTTGGCATTACCTTTGGTTACTGGGGGTATCAGCAAATGCAATGTTATACTGCAGGTCCCAGAATTCTGAGGGGGTCAAACACTATTTGAGCTGCTACTTTACCGGAAGTACAACAAAGGAGCAACTTATCTTTTTACAGCGCATCCAAATTAACTTATTTTGTTTGAAGGAAGATATCGGTCAATTATTAGCCCTTTTCCATTGTGCCATGAACAACCGACACAACAGCAGGgcaaagaaaaatgaatcacCTTGCTGATCcccagtttattaaaaaaaagccaaaatatCTTAACTTCAGGAAAATCTTAAAGATTTTAACTTAAATGCTTGAGTAACATAATTATGTCCACATTTTCACATCCTCAGTTAGCAGTTACAGTTTGATTGTTTAATAGATGTTTCAATGGGAATGAATGGTCTTCTGGAATTGCTGATAATTGAACCTGATCATTATTCCATTGATGGTCTTGACTTTGAACAATGAGTAGAGAAGCCAATAATTATAGTGTTGTAAACAAGAGATGGTTCTGGGTTTGGCTGTTGGTTGCTGGGAAGTGTTTTTGTCATGTACAGATCGGGTTTATTCTTTCCACTCAGACGTTGTTGTTAAAAGAGCATCTCTCAGCCCACTCTAAATAATCTTTACTGTTGGTTAAAGAATAATTTGCTCAGTGGGTGAGTGTCGTAAATTAATCTTTTAAGAAGCGATTTGACAGTTTGATGATAGAAGAAGGAGATTAAAAAGGGGCGGTGGTCTTGTTTGTTCTTAGGCTACAGATGGGATGGCCCTGACACAGCACAAACCTTCAGGGCCCGCAGTTTAAACAACGAGGAAGATGGGTGTGGTTTCACACTCACTAACCTTTGTCCCTAAGTCATTAGTGTTGTAcaaagcagcagctgtttgtacagtttgtgttttgcCACAGCGTGGGTGCCCACAGTCTTGCTTAATATCTCTAGGCCCAATTAATCTTTACATTCCAGGAAGGATTTACAATCGGACAAACCCCTGTTGTCAAGgccagcacacacaaaaacccaATACACACCATGTAGAATAGACCCGCCCAGCAACTATCATGTTATAAACTAGAATCATCATTGATTGGGGTTATTCGGAGGCGTAGTAAGTGTTTGAGTAACTTTATTATTTGATATCTGATGTGCTTCCGGTGTGTAGCTGGCTGAAAATTCAACTCCATGAAAGTGGATTTTTGTCCAGTTAATCACTAAGGAGAGCTTATATTTATTAATCTGACCCCAACACACAATGAGATTTGTGACATTTGTAGGTCTGTTTCAAAATTCAGATTTTAGTGTGTCAATTTTCCCCAAGCTCTCAAGAGAATGGAAAAACACTGAAGGGCCTTGGTAGTTTACTTAAAcacaacaagttttttttttttaagcttttcagTTGAGGATTGGGTTTAAATCTGCATCGAGGCCATTGATTTCACTTGAATGAGAGCTGGGACTGAATTGACGTTGACCTTGGAGCCTCACTAACAAGAATTCCTTTCTTATGTTTCTTGGCTCCACTCCCTTCCCGTCTCTGTGTGGGGAATTATTCTCTCCCCCGCCTCTGtccctttcttctcctttgCTTAATCCTCTCCTCCCACTGATCTTTGTGTTTATACCTCTCCAGATCTGCAAGAGTCCGTCCATGGATGCCAAACAGGGCCATCTCTACGGTCTGTCCGTGCAGCAGAGCATGCCTCCCCACTTCAACCTCCAGCAGGACTGTGGCCACTTTCTCGCTTGTGTCCCCCAGAGCATGTTGCCTTCTGATGAAGTCTCTCTGCCCAACACGCCTGCTTCATCGCTGCCTCAGCCCTCCATGTCTGCGCCCGGTCAGCAGGTAGAACGAGAGCGAGTGGTGGTGATCACCTCCGAGATCCCTCGGCAGACAGCGGCTGACTTTGTTCGGGAGTGGGCTGCGTTCCATAAAGCTCAGCCCGAAGTCTACGAGCGCCGCGTGtgtttcctcctcctgcagctctgccaTGGCCTGGAGCACCTGAAGGAGCACGGGGTCACGCATCGCGACATCTGCCTCGAAAACCTGCTCTTGGTGCCTCACCTCCGCAGGGCCTCCAAGTTCCCCCAACAAACCACCACTGACAATGGCACCGGTAACGGTTCAAGTGGTGCAGACAGTCAGCGCCACCTTCCCCGGCTCCTCATCAGCAACTTTGCCAAGGCCAAGCGTCGTTCCCCGGAAGACGCTGCCTCAACCAGTGTGGACCCGCGCATCAAACGGGACCACGCCAGATTGGCGCCTGAGATCCTCTCGGCAGCCCAGTACCGTAAATTTGACGAGTTCCAGACGGGCATCTTGATCTATGAGCTCCTCCACCAAGCCAACCCGTTTGAGGTGAGTCCAGCTCTGAAGGAACAAGACTACCGGTGTGAGGAGCTGCCACCGATCCCTTCCGTCTCCCTTTACTCCGCCGGGCTCCAGAGGCTGGCCCAGCTCCTGCTCCAACCCGACCCCATCAAACGCATTCATATCCAGGAGGCAAAGCGCATACTGCAGAGCCTCCTCTGGGGCCCCAGGAAGGACCtgatggagcagcagcagcgggaGAGGCACGGACAGGGGGTGGGCTTTGCGGACGGATCCCGACACGAGGGCCTCCTGAACTGGCTGGATGTGAAAAGGGCCCTGCTGATGATGAAGTTCGCAGAGCGCTCACTGGAACCCGAGAGGAACGCAGAGCTGGAGGACTGGTTGTGCTGTCAGTACTTTTCCTCGGctcaccctctgtctctctgccacACTGCTGAGTTGCTCTACTCGCTGAAGTGATGGCTTCCTCTAGggttaaaaatgtgtgtgagtggagcTGAAGttatgtgtgagtgagtgaacgagagagagagaccaataATTTCAGTTAAGTTAATGTCTAGACACTATGGATGGGAGATACTGTGAACCTAAACCCACCTGTTTGCGCTACTGCTGCTTGCATGAGAGCCGTGCATCAACCCAACCGTCCACTCTCTACCTTTTTACACAAACGGCATCCAGCTACAGACTTGTCGACTTAAGCAAATAAATGACCTGTgaaaaatgtgctgtttttaaatgtttcttgtaACAGTCACAGATATATGGACTGACTCATGAAAAGATTCACTTACCGACTGAAAAACACTTTGTCCCACTGATGCatacatctgtaaaaaaaaaaaaaaaaaaaaaaaaaggaagaatatgAACAGTATTCATAATCCTGTAATACACTTACCAAAGTTTCATGTATGACActgtattgtgtgtatttattaaatatcaattatgacattttaccCACTGAGCACAGGCTTATAATTCATAACCGTATTCTGTTAGCTTATTAGCTATGAAAATAACGCAGCGTCATATCTATGTAAATGTGCAgctaactttttatttttaatagaaatatgaGGTCCCTAGCAGACTAACACTGTTGCACCTTGTCCGTCATGTTTATTCATTGGCTCATAGTTCTGTACTGTATActttgtaaacaacaaaaatcgAAATTTCTTGCCTGTTCCTCAGTGAATACTGGTGTACGAGTTGCACAATCCTGGTCACAGTCCTTGTCAGACAGCATTGCATAATAAAGACTT from Anoplopoma fimbria isolate UVic2021 breed Golden Eagle Sablefish chromosome 14, Afim_UVic_2022, whole genome shotgun sequence encodes the following:
- the LOC129102791 gene encoding inactive tyrosine-protein kinase PRAG1, with protein sequence MSACSDFAEHVWKPGSCKNCFHPRSAHHKTVGGLDGSVPAACLKSILGGDEESGVTAHSPYSKPTIAVKPTMMSLDTNESMADVNMNMEQENTKSPVERMGLKKLLDLSSLYIDSNGCNKAHREAVLQSPEPKMDYNNCFSLASLSPSILPKDSMIIGNIFVTQEEGRGSHSLKKNANGDICREQNTTTTRTKSTYNGFSVTARGNCQESHLASVEIPFSVDIVTSSSTTVHSNGISSGSTAAVTTKTSSTSTTFPTTSLSVDTISHNPPPSLQSPPIMPDQTSLSDSSCSYRSSTDSLPGAEGPGGRQVKSGSPQSPSAMGSFHSAPSSPNEQLDSEPIYAQSTKKKRRQQGSGVQSNLVSPNQTKNSFKGSELSGESQRATITVMAAHTEENRTFYLSSPDSAISTQSHFSPTARKDPGSPAFRWPSPSHSLSAPSLVPEASLTPTLYPKPQSSPPIPPKRTNRSPKLGASSLSPSMSSPVPLTDLPRLGTSSLSPSISSPVPLPELPMLFLVSAREGHFKVHTENHSAAVSERWHKPHHHNSGWNCRIEEEEEEDEREPKEGQKKKKLAANPGTTSRVTGLVNGAAVWKEARDPKAHSSPPPMTEPGTAPPAAPNNGACQGETEGTGAEEEGKHNGSMPSKKPLHGGSSELLAAGNGAANNEPNPPPPPPKKLHRVSGKMSGSNMELDRCSQQGSAESPTSSLRGLGSSSLSTASTDNLTGDTGYRDATRMSCSSPFSRSPVASAPGSPHPPSFNSLSNQPPPLPEKKMVNRTVSAPDSANGRPFVRAYPRLPFTGSESNVCRPADVSSRCSLPSSPVDQRPMFSSNESLERCHAPLSRPSRSRTLDEPLKTPGRLGVHCRSSVACSSSPQLSVPFSSSEPSSTPNLGSSLQLQTLLSNIDSREGVYSKLGGLYAESLRRLALKCEDHFTRSQRNPLRFEESNWSLFRLTSNKPSCNSGDAVYYSAACASDPSNSYAVKICKSPSMDAKQGHLYGLSVQQSMPPHFNLQQDCGHFLACVPQSMLPSDEVSLPNTPASSLPQPSMSAPGQQVERERVVVITSEIPRQTAADFVREWAAFHKAQPEVYERRVCFLLLQLCHGLEHLKEHGVTHRDICLENLLLVPHLRRASKFPQQTTTDNGTGNGSSGADSQRHLPRLLISNFAKAKRRSPEDAASTSVDPRIKRDHARLAPEILSAAQYRKFDEFQTGILIYELLHQANPFEVSPALKEQDYRCEELPPIPSVSLYSAGLQRLAQLLLQPDPIKRIHIQEAKRILQSLLWGPRKDLMEQQQRERHGQGVGFADGSRHEGLLNWLDVKRALLMMKFAERSLEPERNAELEDWLCCQYFSSAHPLSLCHTAELLYSLK